A region of Maridesulfovibrio sp. DNA encodes the following proteins:
- the mrdA gene encoding penicillin-binding protein 2 has protein sequence MSLYESKTQQPPKNGLLLLQGLILLLFCIFALRFWYLQIHKGEYFSEQARNNQLRQDNLYAPRGLIRDRNGNLLAVNEPAYALGIVREDCKNLDATLEMVSKWSGIELAEIKKVFAKMRRRVKPFEPLILVPNLTFEQVAVIEANSMHWPGLEVVVRPRRKYLQGPLLSHVLGYVAEVDVAELEGDSDLAVGDYVGKQGLESVLEKRFRGIKGRRQSEVDATGRRLKERILTPPVAGEDIDLSIDLDLQELGGKLLEGKAGAVVVMNPDNGQILAFVSAPSYDNNAFTAGLSQKQWLALRDDQRTPLQNRVIQSVYPPGSVFKMTVAGAGLHYGVITPEDTIYCPGFTKLGKYVFRCWKRGGHGETDLEKSLVESCDVYYYKLGMKLGVDKLSEYAVAAGFGKPTGISLPHEKGGLIPTRKWKRKRFGEIWHPGENLNFAIGQGYTLVTPLQVARSISSLINGGRLLRPQLLAGEPAEEQGRIPLTDAQREIIRKAMISTVDKPHGTARRLRMKGVVIGGKTGTAQVVKLTEELKKMKDKDIPYKYRDHAWMASFAEKGTKRYVVVCMVEHGLHGASGAGPVVKAIYDHIFKEKKEKK, from the coding sequence ATGAGCCTGTATGAATCCAAGACTCAGCAGCCACCGAAAAACGGTCTGCTGCTCTTGCAGGGGCTTATTCTGCTCCTGTTTTGTATTTTTGCCTTGCGTTTCTGGTACCTGCAGATTCATAAGGGCGAATATTTTTCCGAACAGGCCCGTAATAACCAGTTGCGTCAGGATAATCTCTATGCTCCGCGCGGGTTGATCAGAGACCGCAACGGTAATCTGCTGGCAGTCAATGAACCGGCCTACGCTCTAGGTATTGTCCGCGAGGACTGCAAGAATCTTGATGCCACCCTTGAGATGGTGTCCAAGTGGTCCGGGATAGAGCTTGCTGAAATTAAAAAAGTTTTTGCAAAGATGCGGCGCAGGGTAAAACCCTTCGAGCCTCTTATCCTTGTTCCCAACCTTACTTTTGAGCAGGTGGCGGTGATTGAGGCCAACTCCATGCATTGGCCCGGTCTGGAAGTGGTGGTCCGGCCCCGCCGCAAATATTTACAGGGTCCGCTTCTTTCGCATGTACTCGGCTATGTTGCTGAAGTGGATGTGGCGGAGTTGGAAGGTGATTCCGATCTTGCTGTAGGCGATTACGTGGGTAAGCAAGGGCTGGAGTCTGTACTGGAGAAGAGGTTCCGGGGCATTAAAGGCCGCAGGCAGAGCGAGGTCGACGCCACCGGGCGCAGGCTCAAGGAACGTATTCTGACTCCGCCAGTTGCGGGTGAAGATATTGACCTTTCCATAGATCTAGACCTGCAGGAGCTGGGCGGTAAGTTGCTTGAGGGCAAAGCCGGTGCAGTGGTGGTCATGAATCCAGATAACGGCCAGATTCTGGCCTTTGTCAGTGCTCCTTCCTACGATAACAATGCTTTTACCGCCGGCCTTTCCCAGAAACAGTGGCTGGCTTTGCGGGATGATCAGCGTACTCCGCTGCAGAACAGGGTGATTCAGTCCGTATACCCGCCGGGCTCGGTTTTTAAAATGACCGTGGCCGGGGCCGGCCTGCATTACGGAGTTATTACTCCCGAAGATACTATTTATTGTCCAGGTTTTACCAAGCTGGGTAAATATGTATTTCGTTGCTGGAAAAGAGGCGGACATGGAGAGACAGACCTTGAGAAGTCGCTGGTGGAGTCCTGCGATGTCTACTATTACAAGCTTGGCATGAAGTTGGGCGTAGACAAGCTGAGTGAATATGCCGTGGCTGCCGGGTTTGGAAAACCCACCGGAATATCTTTGCCCCACGAAAAAGGCGGACTGATCCCCACCCGTAAATGGAAGCGGAAGAGGTTCGGAGAAATATGGCATCCCGGCGAAAACCTCAACTTTGCCATCGGGCAGGGGTATACCCTTGTTACTCCCTTGCAGGTGGCACGTTCCATATCTTCCCTTATTAATGGCGGCAGGTTGCTCAGACCGCAGCTTCTGGCCGGCGAGCCTGCAGAAGAACAGGGCCGTATTCCGCTTACCGATGCACAACGTGAAATAATTCGCAAGGCTATGATCTCCACAGTAGACAAACCTCATGGAACCGCACGCAGGTTACGTATGAAGGGAGTAGTTATCGGTGGTAAAACCGGAACCGCACAGGTGGTTAAGCTGACCGAAGAACTCAAAAAAATGAAGGATAAGGATATCCCTTACAAATACCGGGATCATGCATGGATGGCTAGTTTTGCGGAGAAAGGCACCAAGCGATACGTAGTGGTCTGCATGGTTGAGCACGGCTTGCACGGCGCCTCCGGTGCCGGTCCGGTCGTTAAGGCCATCTACGATCATATTTTCAAAGAAAAGAAGGAAAAAAAGTAA
- the rodA gene encoding rod shape-determining protein RodA, protein MSPIDRRLLIHMNWFLLGLAAMLFFVGVLNLYSASGFRLEEGMSVSSFYQKQLIWGLMGFAGMITFMLFDYRHLRTIAWPLFWLTVILLACVPVIGKTIYGARRWLDLGFFNFQPSEMAKITILIIGAKILSRSSDPLDIKKLAYVVGVGLIPAGMVIIQPDLGSGLNILLILGGMILYRGLTPRLFKTLAIIGPCLIPIGWFFLHDYQKRRIVSFMNPASDPLGAGYHIIQSEIAIGSGRVWGKGFLGGTQSQLRFLPEKHTDFAIAVFGEEWGFAGAMALLTLFCVFLYQMVVTAREAKDLFGSYLAAGVFFYFFWQILINMGMVLGLMPVVGIPLPFISYGGSGTVVNLCLVGLVLNVSMRRYVFKQG, encoded by the coding sequence ATGTCTCCCATTGACCGCAGATTACTTATCCATATGAACTGGTTCCTGCTTGGGCTGGCGGCAATGCTTTTCTTTGTGGGGGTTCTCAACCTTTATTCCGCGAGCGGGTTCAGGCTGGAAGAGGGCATGAGCGTAAGCTCTTTCTATCAGAAGCAGCTCATCTGGGGACTGATGGGTTTCGCCGGGATGATTACCTTCATGCTGTTTGATTATCGTCATCTTCGGACCATTGCCTGGCCCTTGTTCTGGCTTACTGTGATTCTGCTGGCTTGTGTTCCGGTTATCGGGAAGACTATTTACGGCGCCCGTCGCTGGCTGGATCTGGGTTTTTTCAATTTTCAGCCCAGTGAAATGGCTAAAATTACCATCCTGATCATCGGAGCCAAGATCCTCTCCCGCAGCAGCGACCCGCTGGATATCAAAAAACTGGCTTACGTGGTCGGCGTGGGGCTGATCCCGGCTGGTATGGTCATCATCCAGCCGGACCTCGGTTCGGGGTTGAATATACTGCTGATACTCGGCGGGATGATTCTTTATCGCGGACTTACGCCCAGACTTTTCAAGACTCTGGCTATCATCGGGCCGTGTCTTATTCCCATCGGCTGGTTTTTCCTGCACGACTACCAGAAAAGGCGCATTGTCTCATTTATGAACCCGGCAAGTGATCCACTTGGAGCGGGGTATCATATCATCCAGTCCGAGATTGCTATCGGCTCCGGACGGGTCTGGGGTAAAGGTTTTCTGGGCGGAACGCAGTCTCAGCTGCGTTTTCTTCCGGAAAAGCATACGGACTTTGCAATCGCTGTTTTCGGGGAAGAGTGGGGCTTTGCCGGGGCTATGGCGCTTCTGACTCTTTTTTGTGTTTTTCTGTACCAGATGGTGGTTACTGCCAGAGAGGCAAAAGACCTGTTCGGAAGCTACCTTGCGGCAGGCGTGTTCTTCTATTTCTTCTGGCAAATACTAATCAATATGGGTATGGTCCTCGGACTAATGCCGGTAGTAGGCATACCTTTACCATTCATCAGCTACGGTGGAAGCGGCACCGTGGTCAACCTTTGCCTCGTGGGACTCGTGCTGAACGTTTCCATGAGGCGTTACGTGTTTAAACAGGGGTAA
- a CDS encoding polymer-forming cytoskeletal protein — protein MARDEINAFLGSGTDYQGKLNFQGAVRIDGNFNGEVESEGTLVVGKEARVEGVLRVGQLVLSGRLNGEVYASEKAVLHKTANLQGNLVTPSLVVEEGAVLEGRVTMSSSPSSEVETETEEIS, from the coding sequence ATGGCAAGAGATGAAATAAATGCATTTTTAGGAAGCGGAACCGATTATCAGGGGAAGCTTAATTTTCAGGGAGCCGTGCGTATCGACGGCAACTTCAACGGTGAAGTCGAGTCCGAGGGGACTCTGGTTGTGGGCAAGGAAGCAAGGGTTGAAGGTGTTCTGCGCGTGGGCCAGCTTGTCTTAAGCGGACGGCTCAACGGTGAGGTTTACGCCAGTGAAAAAGCTGTCCTGCACAAGACCGCAAATCTGCAGGGTAATCTCGTTACTCCCTCGCTTGTAGTGGAAGAGGGAGCCGTTCTTGAAGGGCGCGTAACGATGAGTTCCAGCCCCTCTTCCGAAGTTGAAACAGAAACAGAAGAAATTAGTTAA
- a CDS encoding ATP synthase F0 subunit B, with protein MIDLDISFFIQLANFIITLLVLNLLMFRPIRGIIRKRAELMSDQLSKVENFNGQAATKVKDYEAALDSARKEGMEIRNDFKDQGAAQEHTLLAEAGKVAAATMKEARAEVAADKGAAMKVLGGEVEAFAQKVTAKVLG; from the coding sequence ATGATTGATTTAGATATTAGCTTTTTTATCCAGTTAGCGAACTTCATCATCACCCTTCTTGTTCTCAACCTTCTTATGTTTCGTCCTATTCGTGGAATCATCAGAAAGCGTGCGGAGCTCATGAGCGACCAGCTTTCCAAGGTGGAAAATTTCAACGGACAGGCTGCGACAAAGGTTAAGGATTACGAAGCTGCTCTGGACTCTGCCCGCAAAGAGGGAATGGAAATCCGGAACGACTTCAAAGATCAGGGCGCCGCTCAGGAACACACATTGCTCGCCGAGGCCGGAAAAGTTGCAGCAGCAACTATGAAGGAAGCTCGCGCGGAGGTTGCAGCTGATAAAGGTGCAGCAATGAAGGTTCTTGGTGGCGAAGTTGAAGCTTTTGCTCAGAAGGTTACAGCCAAGGTTCTTGGCTAG
- the atpF gene encoding F0F1 ATP synthase subunit B, with product MIMATAALSVLLAAGAAYASGHGGEAHEIPWANFGWRVLNLILVLGVLYKFAGDKIAALFKGRQAGIKQELNDLQSRKEAAEKKLRDVESSIANLEQEKESILSEARTQGEAMKAAIIQKAEQTAEQIKAQATVSAEQEVNIALDEMRAEMADKVIEAAEKIVKSKLTKAQHETLVDEYLTKVVL from the coding sequence ATGATCATGGCAACAGCCGCTCTTTCCGTACTGCTGGCAGCAGGCGCAGCCTACGCAAGCGGTCATGGGGGAGAGGCGCACGAGATTCCCTGGGCAAACTTCGGTTGGCGTGTACTTAACTTGATCCTCGTCCTCGGGGTCCTTTACAAGTTTGCAGGTGATAAAATCGCCGCACTCTTTAAGGGTCGTCAGGCGGGTATCAAACAGGAGCTTAACGATTTGCAGTCCCGCAAGGAAGCTGCAGAGAAAAAGCTCCGCGACGTCGAATCAAGTATTGCTAATCTGGAACAGGAAAAGGAATCCATCCTTTCCGAAGCCAGAACTCAGGGCGAGGCCATGAAGGCGGCGATCATCCAGAAAGCCGAGCAGACTGCCGAGCAGATCAAAGCTCAGGCCACAGTCTCCGCAGAGCAGGAAGTAAACATAGCGCTTGACGAAATGCGTGCTGAAATGGCTGACAAGGTCATCGAAGCTGCTGAGAAAATCGTTAAGAGCAAGCTTACCAAAGCTCAGCATGAGACTCTGGTGGATGAATACTTAACAAAGGTGGTGCTCTAA
- a CDS encoding F0F1 ATP synthase subunit delta: protein MTGNIVSRRYAKALFSVGQKQGETDLAAYGKALSELSQILEDSPEALRLFQNPVFSADEKKAVLEKLLEKTSAGPVVKNFCSLLADKGRLSVIPEIASDFAGMLDNVQGVVRGKLVTAIKLTVKRQKEIQTRLEEQLKSKLELDFAMDKDILGGVVLQVGDKVLDASIRAQLQMMKEQIKRGV, encoded by the coding sequence ATGACCGGGAACATAGTCTCACGCAGATACGCCAAGGCGCTGTTCTCCGTTGGCCAGAAGCAGGGAGAAACAGACCTTGCGGCGTATGGTAAGGCACTGTCCGAGTTGTCCCAGATCCTGGAAGATTCCCCGGAGGCCCTGAGGCTCTTCCAGAATCCTGTTTTCAGTGCGGATGAAAAGAAAGCCGTGCTTGAAAAACTGCTTGAGAAGACCTCGGCAGGACCTGTGGTTAAAAACTTTTGCAGCCTTCTGGCCGACAAAGGACGTCTGTCCGTAATTCCTGAAATCGCAAGCGACTTTGCAGGAATGCTGGATAACGTTCAGGGTGTCGTCCGTGGCAAACTGGTGACTGCAATCAAGCTGACCGTTAAGCGTCAGAAAGAAATTCAGACTCGTCTTGAAGAACAGCTCAAAAGCAAACTCGAACTCGACTTTGCTATGGATAAAGACATCCTCGGAGGTGTTGTTCTTCAGGTAGGCGATAAAGTTCTTGATGCAAGCATTCGCGCACAGCTGCAAATGATGAAAGAACAGATTAAAAGGGGTGTGTAG
- the atpA gene encoding F0F1 ATP synthase subunit alpha encodes MQIKAEEISKIIEDQIQNYESKVEMSETGTVLYVGDGIARVHGVENAMAMELLEFPGGLMGMVLNLEEDNVGVALLGDDTGIKEGDPVKRTGKLFSVPVGDAVMGRVVNPLGQPIDGLGPIEAKETRPVELKAPGIIARKSVHEPMYTGLKAIDAMTPIGRGQRELIIGDRQVGKTAICVDAILAQKDSGIHCFYVAIGQKKASVALVADILRKHGAMEYTTIVSATASEPAPLQFISAYTGATMAEYYRDGGKHALIAYDDLSKQAVAYRQMSLLLRRPPGREAYPGDVFYLHSRLLERSCKVNDSLGAGSLTALPIIETQAGDVSAYIPTNVISITDGQVYLEPNLFNSGIRPAVNVGLSVSRVGGAAQIKAMKQVAGTLRLDLAQYRELAAFAAFGSDLDKATQQKLNRGARMVELLKQPQYKPMNVMEQVVSLYAGTRGYMDEVPVTAVRKYEDELQEFIANAKPEILEGIKTKGAIDDDIEGKLKAALEEFNKGFTA; translated from the coding sequence ATGCAGATTAAAGCGGAAGAAATCAGCAAAATCATTGAAGATCAGATTCAGAATTATGAGTCTAAGGTCGAAATGAGCGAAACCGGTACCGTACTGTACGTTGGTGACGGTATTGCTCGTGTTCATGGTGTTGAGAACGCAATGGCTATGGAACTCCTCGAGTTTCCCGGCGGCCTGATGGGCATGGTTCTCAACCTCGAAGAAGATAACGTCGGTGTCGCTCTCCTCGGTGACGACACAGGCATTAAAGAAGGTGACCCGGTAAAACGTACCGGCAAGCTCTTCTCCGTACCTGTTGGTGACGCTGTTATGGGTCGCGTTGTGAACCCTCTCGGACAGCCCATCGATGGTCTCGGACCCATTGAAGCAAAAGAAACCCGTCCTGTTGAGCTTAAAGCTCCCGGTATCATCGCACGTAAGTCCGTACATGAGCCCATGTACACCGGTCTGAAAGCAATTGATGCGATGACTCCTATCGGACGTGGCCAGCGTGAGCTGATTATTGGTGACCGTCAGGTCGGTAAAACAGCTATCTGCGTTGACGCTATCCTCGCTCAGAAAGATTCCGGTATCCACTGCTTCTACGTTGCTATCGGTCAGAAAAAAGCATCAGTTGCTCTTGTTGCTGACATTCTGCGTAAGCACGGTGCAATGGAATACACCACAATCGTTTCTGCAACAGCATCTGAGCCTGCACCTCTGCAGTTTATTTCTGCATACACAGGTGCAACCATGGCTGAGTACTACCGTGACGGTGGTAAGCACGCCCTCATCGCTTACGATGACCTTTCCAAACAGGCTGTTGCATACAGACAGATGTCTCTCCTGCTTCGTCGCCCTCCGGGACGTGAAGCATACCCCGGTGACGTTTTCTACCTGCACTCAAGGCTTCTTGAGCGTTCCTGTAAAGTAAATGATAGCCTCGGCGCCGGTTCTCTGACCGCACTGCCCATCATTGAAACTCAGGCAGGTGACGTATCCGCATACATCCCGACCAACGTTATCTCCATTACCGACGGTCAGGTTTACCTCGAGCCCAACCTCTTCAACTCCGGTATCCGTCCTGCTGTTAACGTAGGTCTGTCCGTATCCCGAGTTGGTGGTGCTGCTCAGATTAAAGCTATGAAGCAGGTTGCAGGTACTCTGCGTCTTGACCTCGCTCAGTATCGTGAACTCGCAGCTTTCGCAGCTTTCGGTTCCGACCTTGATAAGGCCACCCAGCAGAAGCTGAACCGCGGTGCTCGCATGGTTGAGCTTCTTAAGCAGCCTCAGTACAAGCCCATGAACGTCATGGAGCAGGTTGTTTCTCTGTACGCCGGTACCCGCGGCTACATGGACGAAGTACCTGTTACCGCAGTACGTAAATACGAAGATGAACTCCAGGAATTCATCGCTAATGCGAAACCTGAAATTCTGGAAGGCATCAAGACTAAAGGCGCTATTGACGACGATATCGAAGGCAAGCTGAAGGCCGCTCTGGAAGAGTTCAATAAAGGTTTCACAGCTTAA
- a CDS encoding F0F1 ATP synthase subunit gamma: MASLKDVQNQIVSIKKTKQITKAMNMVASAKLRGAQDRIERFRPYADKFYEMLGDLAAGADSSVHPLLEVHEEIKTVGIVLTTSDRGLCGSFNANMINAALKLAAAKMAEGKAVKFYCVGKKGAAAVKKTEYEIIEAYTDDMSSFDFNLAASIGNKVIDAYLAEELDEVFLVFGKFVNVASQPPETLQILPLSSDAAGEEVESGASSEYIYEPSVEGLLAELLPRFVKVQVYRGLLDTSCSEHAARMAAMDNASRACDDMTETLTLLYNKTRQAAITADLMDIVGGAEALKG, from the coding sequence ATGGCTTCTCTTAAGGATGTCCAAAACCAAATCGTCAGTATTAAAAAGACAAAGCAGATTACCAAAGCCATGAACATGGTTGCGTCAGCTAAACTGCGCGGTGCTCAGGACAGAATTGAGCGCTTCCGCCCCTACGCTGACAAATTCTATGAAATGCTCGGTGATCTGGCAGCAGGCGCGGATTCCTCCGTACACCCGCTGCTCGAAGTTCACGAAGAGATCAAGACTGTAGGTATCGTACTTACCACCTCTGATCGCGGACTTTGCGGTAGTTTTAATGCTAATATGATAAATGCAGCCCTTAAACTGGCTGCTGCAAAGATGGCTGAAGGTAAAGCTGTCAAGTTTTACTGCGTAGGTAAAAAAGGCGCTGCCGCCGTTAAGAAGACTGAATACGAAATCATTGAAGCATACACTGACGATATGAGTTCCTTCGACTTCAATCTGGCTGCATCCATCGGTAACAAAGTTATCGACGCCTACCTTGCTGAAGAGCTTGATGAGGTTTTCCTCGTCTTCGGTAAATTCGTAAACGTCGCAAGCCAGCCCCCGGAAACTCTCCAGATCCTGCCCTTGTCTTCTGACGCAGCAGGTGAAGAAGTTGAATCCGGAGCTTCCAGCGAATACATTTACGAACCTTCCGTTGAAGGCCTTCTCGCGGAGCTGCTGCCCCGTTTTGTTAAAGTTCAGGTTTACCGCGGTCTGCTCGACACATCCTGCAGCGAACATGCTGCACGTATGGCTGCCATGGATAACGCATCCAGAGCATGCGACGATATGACCGAAACTCTGACTCTGCTTTACAACAAAACCAGGCAGGCTGCTATTACCGCGGATCTTATGGACATTGTCGGCGGCGCAGAAGCGCTGAAAGGATAA
- the atpD gene encoding F0F1 ATP synthase subunit beta, whose product MSKVTGKIVQVIGAVVDVEFPEGQLPNILTAVEIDNPNNTDAPDLVCEVAQHLGDNVVRTIAMDATEGLVRGMEVVATGKSISVPVGDGVLGRILNVVGRPVDELGPIDAKETMSIHRAAPEFTELSTNVELLETGIKVVDLLVPFPKGGKMGLFGGAGVGKTVILMEMINNIAKQHGGKSCFAGVGERTREGNDLYHEMKDAGVLEKSALVYGQMNEPPGARARVALTALTIAEYFRDVEGEDVLLFIDNIFRFTQAGSEVSALLGRMPSAVGYQPTLGTDLGGLQERITSTNKGSITSVQAVYVPADDLTDPAPATTFSHLDGTLVLSRQIAELGIYPAVDPLDSTSRILDPNILGADHYNTAREVQMVLQKYKDLQDIIAILGMDELSDEDKQTVARARRIQRFLSQPFHVAEVFTGTPGVYVKLEDTVKAFRGILDGEYDDMAENSFYMVGAIEEAIEKEKNK is encoded by the coding sequence ATGAGTAAAGTTACAGGTAAAATTGTTCAGGTTATCGGCGCGGTTGTCGACGTCGAATTTCCTGAAGGGCAATTGCCCAACATTCTGACTGCGGTCGAGATTGATAACCCGAACAACACCGATGCACCTGATCTGGTGTGTGAGGTTGCGCAGCACCTCGGTGACAACGTTGTTCGTACCATTGCTATGGACGCTACCGAAGGTCTCGTTCGCGGCATGGAAGTAGTTGCAACCGGTAAATCCATCTCCGTACCTGTCGGTGACGGCGTTCTCGGTCGTATCCTCAACGTAGTTGGTCGCCCTGTTGATGAACTGGGCCCCATCGACGCTAAAGAAACTATGTCCATTCACCGTGCTGCTCCGGAATTCACCGAGCTGTCCACCAACGTTGAACTGCTGGAAACCGGTATCAAGGTTGTTGACCTTCTTGTTCCCTTCCCCAAGGGTGGTAAGATGGGCCTCTTCGGCGGCGCAGGTGTTGGTAAAACCGTTATTCTGATGGAAATGATCAACAACATTGCGAAACAGCACGGTGGTAAATCTTGCTTCGCAGGTGTTGGTGAGCGTACCCGTGAAGGTAACGACCTCTACCATGAAATGAAAGACGCAGGCGTTCTTGAGAAGTCTGCTCTCGTATACGGCCAGATGAACGAACCTCCGGGAGCACGTGCTCGTGTTGCACTGACCGCCCTGACCATCGCTGAGTACTTCCGTGATGTAGAAGGTGAAGACGTTCTTCTCTTTATTGATAACATCTTCCGTTTCACCCAGGCAGGTTCTGAGGTATCCGCACTTCTCGGTCGTATGCCTTCCGCAGTTGGTTACCAGCCTACTCTCGGTACTGACCTTGGTGGACTCCAGGAACGTATTACCTCCACCAACAAAGGTTCCATTACCTCTGTTCAGGCTGTTTACGTCCCTGCGGATGACTTGACTGACCCCGCTCCGGCAACCACCTTCTCTCACCTTGACGGTACTCTCGTTCTTTCCCGTCAGATTGCAGAGCTTGGTATTTACCCTGCTGTTGACCCCCTTGACTCCACTTCCCGTATTCTCGACCCCAACATCCTTGGTGCCGATCACTACAATACTGCTCGTGAAGTTCAGATGGTTCTGCAGAAATACAAAGACCTTCAGGACATCATCGCCATTCTCGGTATGGACGAACTGTCCGACGAAGATAAGCAGACTGTTGCACGTGCACGCCGCATCCAGCGTTTTCTCTCCCAGCCCTTCCACGTTGCTGAAGTATTCACCGGTACCCCCGGCGTATACGTAAAGCTGGAAGATACTGTTAAGGCTTTCAGAGGAATCCTCGACGGCGAATACGATGACATGGCTGAAAACTCTTTCTACATGGTTGGCGCAATCGAAGAAGCCATTGAAAAAGAGAAAAACAAATAG
- a CDS encoding F0F1 ATP synthase subunit epsilon encodes MASKLLLEIVTPDRKVLSQEVDYVGAPGIEGEFGIMANHIPFLSALGVGNLYFKEGNRTHYIFVSGGFAEVGNNKVTILAEVAEKAVEIDIARAQKAQEKAKARLAKAQDRIESARAQAALQRALARLSCKDAAQKAGTTTH; translated from the coding sequence ATGGCTAGTAAGCTCCTTTTGGAAATCGTTACTCCTGATCGCAAGGTCCTTTCCCAGGAAGTCGACTATGTCGGCGCTCCGGGAATTGAGGGTGAGTTTGGTATTATGGCCAATCACATACCCTTTCTTTCGGCTCTCGGCGTAGGTAACCTCTACTTTAAAGAGGGTAACCGTACTCACTATATCTTTGTTTCCGGCGGCTTTGCCGAAGTAGGAAACAATAAAGTGACCATTCTCGCCGAAGTTGCTGAAAAGGCCGTTGAGATCGACATCGCTCGGGCTCAGAAAGCTCAGGAAAAAGCGAAGGCTCGTTTGGCTAAAGCACAGGATCGCATCGAATCCGCCCGCGCGCAGGCAGCTCTTCAGAGAGCGCTCGCACGCTTAAGCTGCAAAGATGCGGCCCAGAAGGCCGGGACTACCACTCACTAG
- the glmU gene encoding bifunctional UDP-N-acetylglucosamine diphosphorylase/glucosamine-1-phosphate N-acetyltransferase GlmU, whose protein sequence is MNNSFACALVLAGGKGTRMHSESPKVLKTLLGESMLYYVYNALKPSLGENVFTIVGFEAERVEKAFPDMKDRFVLQAEQLGTGHALQMGWECIKQTESEYCLVINGDTPLIQEHIVADFLTAVQRDGSDISFVSITPDDSGEFGRVTRDENGQVAAIVEAKDYDESVHGPASGEVNAGIYCLKISAVESLLSKLTNNNKSGEYYITDLVDLAVESGMNVTAVNAGDSIDLMGINSPFELAQAESVLRLRAAEKLLNSGVTLHNWESVVVGPCVKIEPGVEITGPCEIYGLSVIARGSVVESHCRIVDSEIAEGALIKAYSHLEDAQVGRDCMVGPYGRLRPGAVMEEGSKVGNFVEIKKAVLGKGAKASHLTYLGDSEIGAGTNIGAGTITCNYDGVNKHKTVIGEGAFIGSNTALVAPVTIGKGALIGAGSTITKNVNDGDLGVARGKQVNISRTFKKS, encoded by the coding sequence ATGAATAATTCATTTGCCTGCGCCCTCGTTCTAGCCGGAGGAAAGGGTACCCGCATGCATTCGGAAAGCCCTAAGGTTCTTAAAACCTTGCTCGGCGAGTCCATGCTCTACTATGTATATAATGCGTTGAAGCCATCTCTGGGTGAGAATGTTTTTACCATTGTCGGTTTTGAAGCCGAACGGGTAGAAAAAGCATTTCCGGATATGAAAGACCGATTTGTGCTTCAGGCTGAACAGCTTGGAACTGGACATGCCCTGCAGATGGGGTGGGAGTGCATCAAGCAGACTGAATCTGAATATTGCCTGGTAATCAACGGAGATACTCCGCTTATTCAGGAACATATTGTGGCTGATTTTCTTACGGCTGTTCAAAGGGATGGATCAGATATTTCTTTTGTAAGTATCACCCCTGATGATTCCGGTGAATTCGGCCGAGTCACCCGCGATGAAAACGGGCAGGTTGCCGCTATTGTGGAAGCCAAAGATTACGATGAATCAGTGCACGGTCCGGCCAGCGGTGAAGTCAATGCCGGGATTTATTGCCTGAAAATTTCCGCTGTGGAAAGCCTTCTTAGCAAGCTGACCAACAATAATAAGAGCGGAGAGTATTATATCACTGATCTTGTTGACCTTGCTGTGGAATCTGGCATGAACGTCACCGCAGTTAATGCCGGAGATTCCATTGATCTCATGGGGATCAACAGTCCGTTTGAGCTTGCACAGGCAGAGAGCGTTTTGCGTTTAAGAGCTGCAGAAAAGTTGCTTAACAGCGGTGTTACACTGCACAATTGGGAATCTGTTGTAGTCGGCCCCTGTGTTAAGATTGAGCCGGGTGTCGAGATAACCGGTCCCTGCGAGATTTACGGACTGTCCGTGATTGCGCGCGGATCTGTAGTTGAATCTCATTGCAGAATTGTGGATAGTGAGATTGCTGAAGGTGCACTGATCAAGGCATACAGTCATCTTGAAGATGCACAGGTCGGCCGGGACTGCATGGTCGGACCCTACGGTAGATTGCGCCCCGGTGCAGTTATGGAAGAAGGCTCCAAGGTGGGCAACTTTGTTGAAATTAAGAAGGCCGTGCTCGGCAAGGGCGCGAAGGCCAGCCACCTGACTTATCTGGGTGACAGCGAGATCGGTGCCGGAACAAATATCGGCGCAGGAACAATTACTTGCAATTATGATGGGGTGAACAAGCATAAAACTGTCATTGGCGAAGGCGCTTTTATTGGCAGTAATACAGCTCTGGTCGCTCCTGTAACTATTGGTAAAGGCGCCTTAATCGGGGCCGGATCAACAATTACCAAAAATGTGAATGATGGAGACCTCGGCGTGGCTAGAGGTAAGCAGGTCAACATTTCCCGGACTTTTAAGAAGTCTTGA